The following coding sequences are from one Shewanella putrefaciens window:
- a CDS encoding DUF2390 domain-containing protein: protein MQNPSRLDGQIWDWCDMSYGHNKALCLELQDSCQVNVNLLLLAQYLDLTLDVTGPRQYSTEQWQTLTAAVKEWDEKFLSPYRRLRRLAKASLNKDEYQQMLDVELMMERKAQRTITCALRRLNPLGLKTNLVSYLSLFGLGEADVKQLALLTP from the coding sequence ATGCAAAATCCATCCAGACTAGACGGCCAAATTTGGGATTGGTGTGATATGAGTTATGGGCACAATAAAGCACTGTGCCTCGAATTGCAGGATAGCTGCCAAGTGAATGTTAACCTGCTGCTACTGGCGCAATATTTAGATCTCACGCTTGATGTTACAGGGCCAAGGCAATATAGCACTGAGCAATGGCAAACATTGACTGCCGCCGTAAAGGAATGGGATGAGAAGTTTCTTTCTCCCTATCGCCGTTTACGTCGCCTTGCCAAAGCAAGTCTGAATAAAGATGAATATCAGCAAATGCTTGATGTTGAGTTGATGATGGAGCGTAAGGCACAGCGCACCATCACTTGTGCTCTGAGAAGGCTTAATCCATTAGGATTAAAGACTAACCTAGTGAGCTACCTAAGTTTATTCGGGCTAGGCGAAGCCGATGTAAAACAGTTAGCGCTACTCACACCTTAA
- a CDS encoding YheU family protein has protein sequence MLIPYDVLLQLPKETLANLVREYLFGQVEDGSFASLDEQEMSLAIAQCQQALKQGKLLLEYSEDDESFAIRPADQIAKRQD, from the coding sequence ATGCTCATCCCCTATGATGTGCTTTTACAGCTACCAAAGGAAACACTGGCAAATCTTGTCCGCGAATACCTATTTGGTCAAGTAGAAGATGGCAGTTTTGCGAGCCTAGATGAACAGGAAATGTCCTTGGCCATAGCCCAGTGCCAACAAGCGCTTAAGCAAGGAAAGCTGCTCTTAGAATATAGCGAAGATGACGAGTCTTTCGCGATACGACCTGCGGATCAAATAGCAAAACGGCAAGATTGA
- a CDS encoding ABC transporter ATP-binding protein, whose product MISINQAQLIRGSKTLLDETSLTIYPGHKVGLVGANGTGKSSLLALILGHLSLDKGEFSLPSGWQIATVAQETPALDVSALEYVIDGDSEYRQLEALLHKAQEDNDGNAIALLHGKIDAIGGYAIHSRAGSLLAGLGFSEAEQSNPVKSFSGGWRMRLNLAQALLCRSDLLLLDEPTNHLDLDTMYWLEGWIKSYQGTLILISHDRDFIDEIVDEIVHVENQKLNFYKGNYSAFERIRAERMSQQQVAFERQQKERAHMQSFVDRFRYKASKAKQAQSRLKALERMTELLPSQADSPFYMEFRAPEALPNPLIKMEQVAIGYGDKPILSKVHLNLVPGARIGLLGRNGAGKSTLIKLLSGQLSPTTGLYEPNPGVNIGYFAQHQIEFLRLDDTPMQHLVRLAPNAREQELRNFLGGFGFNGDMALSPVRPFSGGEKARLVLALLVWQRPNLLLLDEPTNHLDLEMRHALTMALQTFEGAMVIVSHDRHLLRLTCSDYYLVDQGEVRAFDGDLDDYHQWLLDAAKASTNQTSNSDDTKPAADKKIQKRLEAEIRQKVSPLKRKQTKLETDQQKLSERLAELEHLLADSELYDQDNKAKLTAVLTERTSLTQTLEDSEMQWLELQEEIDAMELEVINQ is encoded by the coding sequence ATGATCAGCATCAACCAAGCGCAATTAATCCGTGGCAGCAAAACCCTGCTAGATGAGACCTCTCTCACGATTTATCCCGGCCATAAGGTCGGTTTAGTCGGTGCTAACGGCACAGGCAAATCCTCACTGCTCGCATTAATTTTAGGTCACTTAAGCCTAGATAAAGGTGAATTTAGTCTGCCTTCTGGCTGGCAAATTGCCACTGTGGCCCAAGAAACTCCTGCGCTCGACGTCTCGGCACTGGAATATGTGATCGATGGCGATAGCGAATATCGTCAATTAGAAGCCCTATTACACAAGGCTCAAGAAGATAACGACGGCAATGCCATCGCACTCTTACACGGCAAAATCGACGCTATCGGTGGTTATGCGATTCATTCGCGTGCAGGCTCATTGTTAGCGGGTTTGGGCTTTAGTGAAGCCGAGCAAAGCAATCCGGTGAAAAGCTTTTCGGGCGGTTGGCGTATGCGCCTCAACTTAGCCCAAGCGCTACTGTGCCGCTCTGACTTATTGCTCCTCGACGAACCGACCAACCACTTAGACTTAGATACCATGTACTGGCTCGAAGGTTGGATTAAGTCCTATCAAGGTACGCTGATTTTAATCAGCCATGATAGGGACTTTATCGATGAAATCGTTGATGAAATCGTCCACGTTGAAAATCAAAAACTCAATTTCTACAAAGGCAATTACAGTGCCTTTGAGCGCATTCGTGCCGAACGTATGTCGCAACAACAGGTCGCCTTCGAACGCCAACAAAAAGAACGTGCGCACATGCAGTCCTTCGTTGACCGTTTCCGTTACAAGGCAAGTAAAGCCAAACAAGCCCAGAGCCGCTTAAAGGCGCTAGAGCGCATGACTGAGTTGTTGCCGTCTCAAGCCGATAGCCCCTTTTATATGGAGTTTCGTGCTCCGGAAGCCCTACCCAATCCGCTGATTAAGATGGAGCAAGTCGCAATAGGCTATGGCGATAAGCCCATCCTGAGCAAGGTGCATTTAAACTTAGTGCCGGGTGCACGCATTGGTTTACTCGGCCGTAACGGCGCGGGTAAATCGACATTAATCAAGCTGTTATCGGGTCAATTATCGCCAACGACAGGTTTGTATGAACCTAATCCCGGCGTCAATATTGGCTACTTTGCCCAGCATCAAATCGAATTTTTGCGCCTCGATGATACACCGATGCAGCATTTAGTACGTCTTGCACCCAATGCCAGAGAGCAAGAGTTGCGTAACTTCTTAGGCGGTTTTGGCTTTAACGGCGATATGGCGCTTTCACCTGTACGCCCCTTTTCTGGCGGCGAGAAAGCCCGTTTGGTGTTGGCGCTATTAGTTTGGCAACGCCCTAACCTATTGCTGCTCGATGAACCCACCAACCATTTAGACTTAGAGATGCGCCACGCCCTAACCATGGCATTGCAAACCTTTGAAGGCGCAATGGTTATCGTATCCCATGATAGGCATTTACTGCGGTTAACCTGTAGCGATTATTATCTGGTCGATCAAGGTGAAGTGCGCGCCTTCGACGGTGACCTAGACGATTACCATCAATGGCTGCTCGATGCGGCTAAAGCCAGTACCAATCAAACGAGCAATAGCGACGACACCAAACCAGCGGCTGATAAGAAGATACAAAAACGCCTTGAGGCCGAGATCCGCCAAAAGGTATCGCCGCTCAAGCGTAAGCAGACTAAGTTAGAAACCGATCAACAAAAGCTGAGCGAACGCCTCGCCGAGCTAGAACACTTGCTGGCCGATAGCGAATTATATGACCAAGATAACAAAGCCAAGCTAACCGCTGTATTAACGGAGCGAACGAGCTTGACGCAAACCTTAGAAGACAGTGAAATGCAATGGCTAGAACTGCAAGAAGAAATTGATGCAATGGAACTCGAAGTGATAAACCAGTAG
- a CDS encoding hydrolase, whose amino-acid sequence MPNSFMPPWWAKSPHIQTILPVLTKVAKPALTRQRLELPDGDFIDLDWQDVPQQGKPIVVIIHGLEGSAASHYARRILLSCKEQQLSAVVHHHRSCSGEANRLARSYHSGDTDDLQFSLSTLQQTYPQSPLLAVGYSLGGNVLTKYQGEYQDSSLLTRAVVVSAPLQLSACAKRLEHGFSKVYQSYLIKQLQKKINQKLADPDLANTLPLSRWQVEQLNTFYDFDDKVTAPLHGFNGVDDYYIRASGLPFVNRITKPTLIIHAKDDPFMTDDVIPHPSQISEHVEYELHSYGGHVGFIEGGTPWKPRFYLERRILAFLRGNTLFDERLSDNIEQGKNHAHPL is encoded by the coding sequence ATGCCAAATTCTTTTATGCCACCTTGGTGGGCCAAGAGTCCACATATACAAACGATTTTGCCCGTATTGACGAAAGTCGCCAAACCGGCACTGACAAGGCAGCGCCTCGAATTGCCCGATGGTGACTTTATCGATTTAGATTGGCAGGATGTCCCGCAGCAGGGTAAACCAATAGTCGTGATCATCCATGGATTAGAGGGCAGCGCGGCATCCCATTATGCGAGGCGCATACTGCTGAGCTGTAAAGAACAGCAACTTTCAGCCGTTGTGCATCATCACAGAAGTTGCTCGGGCGAAGCCAATCGTCTCGCTCGCAGTTACCACAGTGGTGACACAGACGATCTGCAGTTTAGCCTATCAACACTACAACAAACGTATCCGCAATCCCCGTTATTAGCTGTAGGTTACAGTTTAGGTGGAAATGTACTCACTAAGTACCAAGGCGAATATCAAGATAGCAGCTTATTAACTCGGGCCGTGGTTGTCTCAGCCCCCTTGCAATTATCAGCTTGTGCCAAACGACTCGAACATGGCTTCTCTAAGGTTTATCAAAGCTACCTTATCAAGCAATTACAAAAAAAAATAAACCAAAAACTCGCCGATCCTGATTTGGCAAACACTCTGCCATTAAGCCGATGGCAAGTCGAGCAGCTTAATACTTTTTATGACTTCGACGATAAAGTCACGGCACCACTCCACGGTTTTAATGGCGTTGATGATTATTATATTCGCGCTAGCGGCCTGCCCTTTGTTAACCGCATTACTAAACCCACACTGATCATACATGCCAAGGATGATCCCTTTATGACGGACGATGTGATCCCACATCCAAGCCAAATATCTGAGCATGTCGAATACGAATTACATTCCTATGGAGGCCATGTTGGTTTTATCGAAGGCGGTACACCATGGAAACCACGCTTCTATCTTGAACGTCGTATTTTAGCTTTCTTACGTGGCAACACCCTATTCGACGAACGCTTGTCTGATAACATTGAACAAGGAAAAAACCATGCTCATCCCCTATGA
- a CDS encoding GMC family oxidoreductase, with product MAIIDPIVNGLNSGWQHIDASLLQANQQFEADVIIVGTGAGGGVAAEILTQAGLSVIMVEAGPLKSSSDFDMEERVAYPNLYQQAAAMKTADKAIGIFQGRAVGGSTTVNWTTSIRTPAETLAFWEQNKSVAGLTSESLAPWFEQMEQRLNIHQWNYEPNRNNAALKQGCINLGWDYTVIKRNVAGCWNAGYCGMGCPVNAKQSMLVTTIPAALDKGAQLVSRAKVVNIEHHNGHVFALKAQALDVNLRPTAIELLFKAKHYILSAGAIHTPALLMRSQVPDPHKLLGKRTFLHPTLLSGGVFADAINAHSGAPQSIYSDEFVWKNGAEGELGYKLEVPPVHPILIASKTLGYGMSHAELMSQFNQLQVTIALVRDGYHPESQGGQVHLTSTGFALDYPLTDIFWRAARRAFASMAELQFSAGALRVLPISDGMPYLSSWKEAKESIAQMSLAPLRTVVASAHVMGGCPLGEDKKLAMVDSDGQSHYLENLSVMDGSIFPTSLGANPQLSIYGITARNASKLAERLAAKLSVGDKV from the coding sequence TTGGCAATCATCGATCCCATAGTGAATGGTTTAAATTCAGGTTGGCAGCATATAGATGCGAGCCTATTGCAGGCAAACCAGCAATTTGAAGCCGATGTGATTATTGTTGGCACGGGTGCAGGGGGCGGTGTCGCGGCTGAAATTCTTACCCAAGCAGGACTGAGTGTCATCATGGTTGAAGCGGGGCCGCTTAAATCTTCCAGTGATTTTGATATGGAAGAGCGCGTCGCTTACCCGAATTTATATCAACAAGCGGCCGCCATGAAAACCGCCGACAAAGCGATTGGTATCTTCCAAGGCCGCGCCGTTGGCGGTTCGACAACGGTAAATTGGACGACCTCGATTCGTACTCCGGCTGAGACGTTAGCCTTTTGGGAGCAAAATAAGTCCGTCGCTGGATTAACATCAGAAAGCTTAGCCCCTTGGTTTGAGCAAATGGAGCAGCGCCTAAATATCCACCAATGGAATTATGAACCTAATCGCAATAATGCAGCGTTAAAGCAAGGCTGCATTAATCTTGGTTGGGATTACACTGTGATTAAGCGTAATGTAGCGGGTTGCTGGAATGCCGGTTATTGCGGTATGGGTTGCCCAGTGAATGCCAAGCAATCTATGTTAGTGACCACCATTCCCGCGGCGCTAGATAAAGGTGCACAGTTGGTAAGTCGCGCAAAAGTGGTGAACATTGAGCATCATAACGGTCATGTTTTTGCATTAAAGGCACAGGCACTTGATGTGAACTTAAGGCCAACCGCCATTGAGTTGTTATTTAAGGCCAAACATTACATCTTGAGTGCTGGCGCCATTCATACTCCAGCGCTTTTAATGCGTTCTCAAGTGCCCGATCCCCACAAGCTTTTGGGTAAACGCACCTTTTTACATCCAACTTTGCTCTCTGGTGGCGTGTTTGCCGATGCGATTAATGCTCACAGTGGTGCACCGCAATCCATTTATTCCGATGAGTTTGTTTGGAAAAATGGTGCAGAGGGGGAGCTGGGTTATAAGCTCGAAGTACCGCCTGTACATCCCATACTCATTGCCTCTAAAACCTTAGGTTATGGCATGAGCCACGCTGAGCTAATGTCACAATTTAATCAATTACAGGTGACTATCGCCCTTGTGCGTGATGGTTATCACCCCGAGAGTCAGGGGGGGCAAGTGCATTTAACATCAACAGGTTTTGCCTTAGATTATCCTCTGACCGATATTTTTTGGCGTGCGGCGAGACGCGCCTTTGCCAGTATGGCCGAGTTACAATTCTCTGCGGGCGCGTTAAGAGTGTTACCGATTAGCGATGGCATGCCCTATTTGTCTTCATGGAAAGAGGCCAAAGAAAGCATTGCCCAGATGTCGCTCGCGCCACTGCGCACTGTGGTGGCATCGGCCCATGTGATGGGAGGATGTCCTTTGGGTGAAGATAAAAAACTTGCGATGGTTGACAGTGATGGACAGTCACATTATTTAGAAAACTTGTCGGTAATGGATGGTTCTATCTTTCCGACGAGCCTAGGTGCTAATCCACAATTGTCGATTTATGGCATTACGGCACGTAATGCGAGCAAACTAGCAGAGAGACTCGCGGCAAAACTCAGTGTAGGGGACAAGGTTTAG
- a CDS encoding GFA family protein: MTEEFLLEGGCLCGAIRYRLDGEPFDADYCHCRMCQKSTGSVFGAWMDFKFAQVTWLNGVVTEFASSEFVRRGFCKECGCSLTYRHTQYPDYVTLTIASLDDPNRIRPHYHIYTESQVSWLTIEDNCKRYPQGRSA; the protein is encoded by the coding sequence ATGACTGAAGAATTCCTTTTAGAAGGTGGTTGCCTGTGTGGGGCGATTCGTTATCGGCTCGATGGTGAACCCTTTGATGCGGATTATTGCCACTGCCGTATGTGTCAAAAGAGTACGGGTTCAGTGTTTGGCGCTTGGATGGATTTTAAGTTTGCTCAAGTCACTTGGCTTAATGGTGTGGTGACTGAATTTGCATCATCTGAGTTTGTTAGGCGCGGTTTTTGTAAGGAATGTGGTTGCTCGCTGACCTATCGGCATACCCAATACCCTGATTATGTCACCTTAACAATAGCGAGCTTAGATGATCCTAATCGCATCAGGCCACATTACCATATTTATACTGAGAGTCAGGTCAGTTGGTTGACTATTGAGGATAACTGTAAAAGGTATCCCCAAGGTCGAAGCGCCTAA